The Spirochaetaceae bacterium genome window below encodes:
- a CDS encoding type II toxin-antitoxin system HicA family toxin: protein MGKLKHLSGREVCRILQAHGFVEVRRRGSHVVVQKREGEDTVTVPVPDHSEVRIGTLTAIIRQSGVPRSAFE from the coding sequence GTGGGCAAGCTGAAGCATCTGTCAGGACGAGAGGTTTGTCGGATCCTTCAAGCCCATGGGTTCGTAGAGGTTCGCCGCCGGGGCAGCCATGTGGTCGTGCAGAAGCGGGAAGGGGAAGACACGGTAACCGTTCCTGTTCCTGATCACTCGGAGGTCCGTATCGGGACGCTGACGGCGATCATCCGTCAGTCGGGCGTGCCTCGTTCGGCGTTCGAGTAA
- a CDS encoding type II toxin-antitoxin system HicB family antitoxin, which produces MESGGGRQVPAELTAIIEREGTGYVALCPEVDVASQGNTIQEARTNLEEALELFFETASDGEIARRLRSEVYVTRVQVSVRTPK; this is translated from the coding sequence GTGGAATCCGGTGGCGGGCGCCAGGTTCCCGCGGAATTGACTGCGATCATCGAGCGCGAGGGCACCGGTTACGTGGCCCTGTGCCCGGAGGTGGATGTAGCCAGTCAGGGTAACACCATCCAGGAGGCCCGCACCAACCTTGAGGAAGCGCTGGAACTGTTTTTCGAAACGGCCTCGGACGGCGAGATTGCACGCCGACTCCGCTCAGAGGTCTACGTGACACGGGTTCAGGTCTCAGTCCGCACGCCAAAGTGA
- a CDS encoding GH32 C-terminal domain-containing protein: MIQDAHRPIYHHLPEDGLLWDPCAAVFRGGRYHLFYLHDSWAAAGPSKRSDGYNYKAWAHVSSEDLVHWRRHPDAIARGQTGNLFDWNGTPAIVFPHPDGGGASCFASNPEGDLETWRFDPAGAALRHPVQGNSLYPGSNDVTAWQEGEWCHVLTGTRDQRHGGDTQHLFRSRSPFASGARHGDTAAWEYVHQFYRSRREWTAASDDCACPDFFRIGSGEDAKWMLLHFCHNAPGGSRYYLGSYRDRRFHPECFDRINWPGGNLHAPRAMLDDGGRRILFANLNERRPPDELVAAGWSGCMSLPVALTLAPGGRRILFAPVDELQALRHDPHEWTDVALSGPRASADAKAALPDAGAGGAASAGPSNGAARMAEVEVALPEAGGDALEIELQIEAGSAAAGGVKVRCTPDGAEETAVVLNAAERAVEIEFGKANLRNDLAFARWDAKLERPVQSAPLEFDPEQPVTLRVFLDHSVVEVFAGAGADARRFERYLVQRIYPTRPDALGVKLFSRGGTALARRVRTWRMHPA; this comes from the coding sequence TTGATCCAGGACGCCCATCGCCCCATCTATCACCACCTCCCGGAAGACGGCCTGTTGTGGGATCCGTGCGCCGCGGTGTTCAGGGGCGGGCGCTACCACTTGTTCTATCTGCACGACTCGTGGGCGGCGGCGGGGCCGTCGAAGCGGTCGGACGGCTACAACTACAAGGCGTGGGCGCACGTGTCGAGCGAGGACCTCGTGCACTGGCGGCGCCACCCGGACGCGATAGCCCGCGGCCAGACCGGCAACCTGTTCGATTGGAACGGTACGCCGGCGATCGTGTTTCCCCACCCCGACGGCGGCGGCGCCAGTTGCTTCGCCAGCAACCCGGAGGGTGACCTGGAGACCTGGCGGTTCGACCCGGCCGGCGCGGCGCTGCGCCACCCGGTGCAGGGCAACTCGCTGTACCCGGGCAGCAACGACGTCACAGCCTGGCAGGAGGGCGAGTGGTGCCACGTGCTCACCGGCACCCGCGACCAGCGCCACGGCGGCGACACGCAGCACCTGTTCCGCAGCCGCAGCCCGTTCGCTTCGGGCGCGCGCCACGGCGACACCGCGGCGTGGGAGTACGTGCACCAATTCTACCGCTCGCGGCGCGAGTGGACCGCCGCTTCCGACGACTGCGCCTGCCCCGATTTCTTCCGTATCGGCAGTGGAGAGGACGCGAAGTGGATGCTGCTGCACTTCTGCCACAACGCGCCGGGCGGCAGCCGCTACTACCTGGGCAGCTACCGCGACCGCCGCTTCCACCCGGAGTGCTTCGACCGCATCAACTGGCCGGGCGGCAACCTGCACGCGCCGCGGGCGATGCTCGACGACGGCGGCCGCCGCATCCTGTTCGCCAACCTCAACGAGCGCCGGCCGCCGGACGAGTTGGTGGCCGCCGGGTGGAGCGGCTGCATGAGCCTGCCGGTGGCGCTGACGCTCGCCCCGGGTGGCCGGCGGATTCTGTTCGCGCCGGTAGACGAGTTGCAGGCGCTGCGCCACGACCCGCACGAATGGACCGACGTTGCGCTGTCGGGGCCGCGTGCCTCGGCGGATGCGAAGGCGGCGCTCCCCGACGCAGGTGCCGGCGGCGCCGCCTCGGCAGGTCCCTCGAACGGCGCTGCCCGCATGGCCGAGGTGGAGGTCGCGCTCCCGGAGGCGGGCGGCGACGCGTTGGAGATAGAGCTGCAGATCGAGGCCGGCAGCGCCGCCGCCGGCGGCGTCAAGGTGCGCTGCACCCCCGACGGCGCTGAGGAGACCGCCGTCGTTCTCAACGCCGCCGAGCGCGCGGTCGAGATCGAGTTCGGCAAGGCGAACCTGCGCAACGACCTCGCCTTCGCCCGTTGGGACGCCAAGCTGGAACGCCCCGTGCAGAGCGCTCCGCTGGAGTTCGACCCCGAGCAGCCGGTGACCCTGCGCGTATTCCTCGACCACTCGGTGGTGGAGGTATTCGCCGGCGCCGGCGCGGACGCCCGCCGGTTCGAGCGCTACCTCGTGCAGCGCATCTACCCCACCCGCCCCGACGCGCTCGGCGTGAAGCTGTTCAGCCGCGGCGGCACGGCCCTGGCGCGCCGCGTGCGCACTTGGCGGATGCATCCCGCCTGA